One genomic segment of Halomarina pelagica includes these proteins:
- a CDS encoding archaea-specific SMC-related protein yields the protein MNSPQAVAEEVTVDVRNVGGITETDVTFYPGVTVLRGRNATNRTSLLQALMAGLGSDDVSLKGDADEGMVELTVGGETYRRTLRREGSAVAFDGEAYLDDPTTAELFAFLLESNEARRTVARGDDLHDLIMRPVDTEEIEAEIGRLEAEKRRIDEELDAIESLEDELGDREVEREELKRRIEAKRDALAEKEAEIEAADADITQSREEQSALEETLGELSEARSALETVRFDSDSERESIDALEAERDELEAELADLPDELDGTDELESRQEQLRARQRSLEGTINELQSIIQFNREMIEGTATDVTEALADDEGAVTDRLLDGDTTVCWTCGTEVDVDQVETTVDRLQSLRKERLNERNAVRSELREVKEELDGLEARRGRRDRLETRLNRIEDELDRRRDRLETLAERREEQEARIEDLEAAVEKRENEDYSTVLDLHREANELEFEIGQLESDLAETTDRIETLESRLDDRDRLERERDSVSEELTDLRTRIETLETRAVEQFNEHMATVLDLLEYANLDRIWLERTERTVREGRRTVESTGFELHVVRTTESGTAYEDTVEHLSESEREVTGLVFALAGYLVHEVYETCPFMLLDSLEAIDADRIARLVDHFRSQAGFLVVALLPEDAQALDDDYRRIDEI from the coding sequence ATGAACTCGCCACAGGCCGTCGCCGAGGAGGTGACGGTCGACGTCCGTAACGTCGGTGGGATCACCGAGACGGACGTGACGTTCTATCCGGGCGTGACGGTACTCCGCGGGCGGAACGCGACGAACCGAACGTCGCTCCTGCAGGCGCTCATGGCGGGGCTGGGGAGCGACGACGTCTCGCTCAAGGGCGACGCGGACGAGGGGATGGTCGAGCTGACGGTCGGCGGCGAGACGTACCGCCGGACGCTCCGGCGCGAGGGGTCCGCAGTCGCGTTCGACGGGGAGGCGTACCTCGACGACCCGACGACCGCGGAGCTGTTCGCGTTCCTGCTCGAATCCAACGAGGCGCGCCGCACCGTCGCCCGCGGGGACGACCTCCACGACCTCATCATGCGGCCGGTCGACACCGAGGAGATCGAGGCGGAGATCGGCCGGCTCGAAGCGGAGAAACGCCGCATCGACGAGGAACTCGACGCCATCGAGTCGCTCGAGGACGAACTCGGAGACCGCGAGGTGGAGCGCGAGGAGCTAAAACGCCGCATCGAGGCGAAGCGCGACGCGCTCGCGGAGAAGGAGGCGGAGATCGAGGCCGCGGACGCCGACATCACGCAGTCCCGCGAGGAGCAGTCGGCGCTCGAGGAGACCCTCGGAGAGCTCAGCGAGGCGCGGTCCGCCCTCGAGACCGTCAGGTTCGACAGCGACTCGGAGCGGGAGAGCATCGACGCGCTCGAGGCGGAGCGCGACGAACTCGAGGCGGAACTCGCGGACCTCCCGGACGAACTCGACGGGACGGACGAACTCGAGAGCCGGCAGGAACAGCTCAGGGCGCGCCAGCGCTCGCTCGAGGGGACCATCAACGAACTCCAGAGCATCATCCAGTTCAACCGCGAGATGATCGAGGGGACCGCGACGGACGTCACGGAGGCGCTCGCGGACGACGAGGGGGCCGTGACCGACCGGTTGCTCGACGGCGACACGACGGTGTGCTGGACCTGCGGGACGGAAGTCGACGTCGACCAGGTCGAGACGACCGTCGACCGCCTGCAGTCGCTCCGCAAGGAGCGGCTGAACGAGCGCAACGCGGTCCGGAGCGAACTGCGGGAGGTCAAGGAGGAACTCGACGGGCTGGAGGCGCGCCGCGGTCGCCGCGACCGCCTCGAGACGCGCCTGAACCGCATCGAGGACGAACTCGACCGGCGGCGCGACCGCCTCGAGACGCTGGCGGAACGCCGCGAGGAACAGGAGGCGCGCATCGAGGACCTCGAAGCGGCCGTCGAGAAACGGGAGAACGAGGACTACTCGACCGTCCTCGACCTCCACCGCGAGGCGAACGAACTGGAGTTCGAGATCGGGCAACTGGAGTCCGACCTGGCGGAGACGACCGACCGCATCGAGACGCTCGAATCCCGCCTCGACGACCGCGACCGCCTCGAACGCGAGCGCGACTCGGTCAGCGAGGAGCTGACCGACCTCCGCACGCGGATCGAGACCCTCGAGACGCGCGCGGTCGAGCAGTTCAACGAGCACATGGCGACGGTGCTCGACCTGCTCGAGTACGCGAACCTCGACCGCATCTGGCTCGAACGCACCGAACGGACCGTTCGCGAGGGACGGCGGACGGTCGAGTCGACCGGGTTCGAGCTACACGTCGTCCGAACGACCGAGTCCGGAACCGCCTACGAGGACACGGTCGAGCACCTGAGCGAGTCCGAGCGCGAGGTGACCGGACTGGTGTTCGCGCTGGCGGGCTACCTGGTCCACGAGGTGTACGAGACCTGTCCGTTCATGCTGCTCGACTCCCTCGAGGCGATCGACGCGGATCGGATCGCCCGACTCGTCGATCACTTCCGGTCGCAGGCGGGGTTCCTCGTCGTCGCGCTGCTCCCCGAGGACGCCCAGGCGCTCGACGACGACTATCGGCGGATCGACGAGATCTGA
- a CDS encoding succinate dehydrogenase/fumarate reductase iron-sulfur subunit: MSEQASAPGESRERRERSSRPAETGPQQQERRLAEKAARRRSREGGERARASEEGTVHLKVFRYDPEVEGKREPRFDHFHVPERKGLTVLDALIYARDRFDPSLTVRHSCRQAVCGSDAVFVNGRQRLACRTQIADLEEPIVVEPLPHQEVLKDLVVEMGHFYDQMDAVEPFFQPDSLPSDPLEEQRQSRENREAIRAATRCIWCAACTSSCNIYAGDDRFLGPAPINMGYRFYMDEREGSDARRRRLAILDEPHGVWRCQTQFSCTEVCPKDIPLTKHIQEMKREAVKNDLKFW, translated from the coding sequence ATGAGCGAGCAAGCGTCCGCGCCGGGGGAATCACGGGAACGACGGGAGCGCTCGTCCCGCCCCGCCGAGACGGGGCCGCAGCAGCAGGAACGGCGGCTCGCGGAGAAGGCGGCGCGCCGTCGGTCCCGGGAGGGGGGAGAGCGCGCCCGAGCGAGCGAGGAGGGGACGGTCCACCTCAAGGTGTTCCGGTACGACCCCGAGGTCGAAGGGAAGCGAGAGCCCCGCTTCGATCACTTTCACGTCCCCGAGAGGAAGGGACTCACGGTGCTCGACGCGCTCATCTACGCGCGCGACCGGTTCGACCCCAGCCTGACCGTTCGCCACTCCTGTCGACAGGCGGTGTGCGGGAGCGACGCGGTCTTCGTAAACGGGCGTCAGCGTCTCGCCTGTCGGACGCAGATCGCCGACCTCGAGGAGCCGATCGTGGTCGAACCCCTCCCCCACCAGGAGGTCCTGAAGGACCTCGTCGTCGAGATGGGACACTTCTACGATCAGATGGACGCGGTCGAGCCGTTCTTCCAGCCCGACTCGCTCCCGAGCGACCCCCTGGAGGAACAGCGACAGTCGCGCGAGAACCGCGAGGCGATCAGGGCGGCCACGCGCTGCATCTGGTGCGCCGCGTGTACCTCCTCGTGTAACATCTACGCCGGCGACGACCGGTTTCTCGGTCCCGCCCCGATCAACATGGGGTACCGGTTCTACATGGACGAACGCGAGGGGAGCGACGCGCGGCGCAGGCGGCTTGCCATCCTGGACGAACCGCACGGAGTGTGGCGGTGTCAGACGCAGTTCTCCTGCACGGAGGTCTGCCCGAAGGACATCCCGCTCACGAAGCACATCCAGGAGATGAAGCGCGAGGCGGTGAAGAACGATCTCAAGTTCTGGTAG
- the rdfA gene encoding rod-determining factor RdfA encodes MARRKFTPGGGALDGRRTPIRPDGRGDVSAAVRRRRDRGERGRAESRLERADVDVEALRRDFVTHRAVHSHLRKVRGASAPTTSDDERLRKDRDRLERLRNRTVAATEETVDRLSRTDRLGIDSFSVFVAVQVVCEDCGTRYEASDLLRAGGCDRRS; translated from the coding sequence TTGGCACGGCGGAAGTTCACGCCTGGAGGCGGCGCTCTCGACGGCCGGCGTACCCCGATCCGACCGGACGGTCGCGGAGACGTATCGGCTGCTGTCCGACGACGACGTGACCGGGGCGAACGCGGACGGGCCGAGTCGAGACTCGAACGCGCGGACGTCGACGTCGAGGCGCTCCGGCGCGACTTCGTGACCCACCGGGCGGTCCACTCCCACCTGCGGAAGGTCCGGGGGGCGTCCGCCCCGACGACGAGCGACGACGAGCGACTGCGGAAGGACCGCGACCGCCTCGAACGGCTCCGCAACCGGACGGTCGCGGCGACCGAGGAGACCGTCGACCGGCTCAGCCGAACGGACCGCCTCGGGATCGACTCGTTCTCCGTGTTCGTCGCCGTCCAGGTCGTCTGCGAGGACTGCGGGACGCGGTACGAGGCGAGCGACCTGCTGCGGGCCGGCGGGTGCGACCGTCGGTCGTGA
- a CDS encoding FAD-dependent oxidoreductase, with the protein MVDVAIVGGGPAGLSAALFTAKNGLDTVVFDTDETWMHKAHLFNYLGIRSIAGDEFMAVARGQVADRGADLRAGEEVTGVESTDDGFRVTTDDGEHDARYLVLATGTDREFAERLGCDTDGDTVAVNLSMETSVENVYATGALIRDQEWQAVISAGDGGAAALDILSKEKGEHFHDFDTPADVPEL; encoded by the coding sequence ATGGTCGACGTAGCAATCGTCGGCGGCGGTCCCGCCGGGCTGAGCGCGGCGCTGTTCACCGCGAAGAACGGACTGGACACCGTCGTCTTCGACACCGACGAGACCTGGATGCACAAGGCGCACCTGTTCAACTACCTCGGGATCCGTAGCATCGCGGGCGACGAGTTCATGGCGGTCGCGCGCGGACAGGTCGCGGACCGCGGCGCAGACCTCCGGGCGGGCGAGGAGGTGACCGGCGTCGAATCCACCGACGACGGCTTCCGCGTGACGACCGACGACGGCGAACACGACGCGCGCTACCTCGTGCTCGCGACGGGCACCGACCGGGAGTTCGCGGAGCGCCTCGGCTGCGACACGGACGGCGACACGGTCGCCGTGAACCTCAGCATGGAGACGAGCGTCGAGAACGTCTACGCGACGGGCGCGCTCATCCGCGACCAGGAGTGGCAGGCCGTCATCTCGGCCGGCGACGGCGGCGCGGCGGCCCTCGACATCCTGAGCAAGGAGAAGGGCGAGCACTTCCACGACTTCGACACGCCCGCCGACGTGCCGGAGCTGTAG
- a CDS encoding permease: MDRWAYGLLSLLALATVGVGALTTPKPLDAFLVESTGQFVTTTLAMAWITWWALVLGFAIAGGVEAWVSKDRIADYLEGHGPREIGAATFFGFVSSSCSYSAIATAKNLFKKGGSAAATVGAFMFASTNLVIEIGVIIWILLGWQFLLADFVGGLVLIALMALGFVYLVPDELVERARRNAMDDEEPTARDPVCGMEVNPEETDYATEHDGRTYYFCSRACKDGFDPEEANTTVREQATSLSGWKALADKQWKEWGMLWDEIAIGFVFAGLIAGFIPESVWTSLFAGGESGAPVFVLWTAALGAVIGVATFVCSVGNVPFGTVLWTRGLPFGSVLSYIYADLIVPPIVEAYREYYGTTFAAVLSAMIFVAAVVTGVLVHFLFLALGLVPDPSTAEIAEVKIELNYKLVLNVLATAFFLFLYWLHRRESVGSGEGSMATSAD, from the coding sequence ATGGACCGCTGGGCATACGGGCTCCTGTCGCTGCTCGCGCTCGCGACGGTCGGCGTCGGCGCGTTGACGACGCCGAAGCCCCTGGATGCGTTCCTCGTCGAGAGCACCGGACAGTTCGTGACGACGACGCTCGCGATGGCGTGGATCACGTGGTGGGCGCTGGTCCTCGGGTTCGCCATCGCCGGCGGCGTCGAGGCGTGGGTCTCGAAGGACCGGATCGCCGACTACCTCGAGGGCCACGGTCCCCGCGAGATCGGCGCGGCGACGTTCTTCGGGTTCGTCTCCTCGTCGTGCTCCTACAGCGCCATCGCGACGGCGAAGAACCTGTTCAAGAAGGGCGGTTCCGCGGCGGCCACCGTCGGCGCGTTCATGTTCGCCTCGACGAACCTCGTCATCGAGATCGGGGTGATCATCTGGATCCTGCTCGGCTGGCAGTTCCTGCTGGCGGACTTCGTCGGAGGGCTCGTGCTCATCGCGCTGATGGCGCTCGGGTTCGTCTACCTCGTTCCCGACGAACTCGTCGAGCGGGCGCGGCGCAACGCGATGGACGACGAGGAGCCGACCGCGCGGGACCCCGTCTGCGGGATGGAGGTGAACCCGGAGGAGACCGACTACGCCACCGAACACGACGGGCGGACCTACTACTTCTGTTCGCGAGCCTGTAAGGACGGTTTCGATCCCGAGGAGGCCAACACGACTGTTCGCGAGCAGGCAACGTCGCTCTCGGGGTGGAAGGCCCTCGCCGACAAGCAGTGGAAGGAGTGGGGGATGCTCTGGGACGAGATCGCCATCGGCTTCGTCTTCGCCGGCCTCATCGCCGGGTTCATCCCCGAGTCCGTGTGGACGAGCCTCTTCGCCGGCGGCGAGTCGGGCGCGCCGGTGTTCGTCCTCTGGACGGCCGCGCTCGGCGCGGTCATCGGTGTCGCGACGTTCGTCTGCTCGGTGGGCAACGTCCCGTTCGGGACCGTCCTCTGGACGCGCGGGCTGCCGTTCGGGTCGGTGCTGAGCTACATCTACGCCGACCTCATCGTCCCGCCCATCGTCGAGGCCTACCGGGAGTACTACGGGACGACGTTCGCCGCCGTCCTCTCTGCGATGATCTTCGTCGCGGCGGTCGTGACGGGGGTGCTCGTCCACTTCCTGTTTCTCGCGCTGGGGCTCGTCCCCGATCCGTCCACCGCAGAGATCGCGGAGGTGAAGATCGAACTCAACTACAAGCTCGTCCTGAACGTCCTCGCGACGGCGTTCTTCCTGTTTCTCTACTGGCTCCACCGACGCGAGTCGGTCGGGAGCGGGGAGGGATCGATGGCGACCTCCGCGGACTGA
- a CDS encoding DUF302 domain-containing protein, whose product MSYRMQRRVDDEFDRVVSRTEAALSEEGFGVLSDIDVRAAFEEKLGLEGYPRYRILGACNPALAREGLDAEPDLGALLPCNVVVREDGSGEVVVSAVDPGAMLSVVENPALDSIADDVDERFQRVLDAVAAGD is encoded by the coding sequence ATGAGCTACCGAATGCAACGGCGGGTGGACGACGAGTTCGATCGGGTCGTCTCGCGAACCGAGGCGGCGCTCTCGGAGGAGGGCTTCGGCGTCCTCTCGGACATCGACGTGCGGGCGGCGTTCGAGGAGAAACTCGGTCTCGAGGGCTACCCGCGCTACCGGATCCTCGGGGCGTGCAACCCCGCGCTCGCGCGCGAGGGACTGGACGCCGAACCCGACCTCGGGGCGTTGCTACCGTGCAACGTCGTCGTCCGCGAGGACGGATCGGGCGAGGTCGTGGTGAGCGCGGTCGATCCGGGCGCGATGCTCTCGGTCGTCGAGAACCCCGCGCTCGACTCCATCGCGGACGACGTCGACGAGCGCTTCCAGCGCGTGCTCGACGCCGTCGCCGCCGGCGACTGA
- a CDS encoding multicopper oxidase domain-containing protein translates to MSDSTDTDASNDIPEPEMSTASRRTFLKGSGVVGSAALLGGAGMGGANLLDGDNQGTVPDEPDDGGEVRHFTVHAVEVDLVYNRYGLHQPNAAVYVLEENLAEACAASGEVPCGNNVVLEDSPFCDDLPEIEGGHRGHHDWCPHHGKGHHGKAHHDHQHGEDPDHRHAHGEDHHGDGHHDERAHHDHQHGDHRHHDHPHGDDHHRERRGKHHHHEKDDQGKKHGHGGKKHRGTHHHGEKKRKKRKKDDVETRVLQPLVLRANQGDIIEIEFVNHLDRHASMHQTALPYDVELNDGMDVGFNPNTTVPPGESITYRWHAAQFGGHFFLDGANQVYDSAEEPPQVANLLSRGLFGTAVVYPQGTTYTDPYTGEEDPVSVQADIHVPEDLSQEAIDNGFVPGVSYREVVLHYHTPEGIVTSDGGQLTWPDSDEPQMVHAINYRADPTGNRIDPDNCPACDSSEFYSSWIHGDPGGGDQVYPMYVGDPVRTISVGASVEENHVHHLHNHRWKEVPPDDDSDTIDSQTIGLGAVYDQSLVPAFGTPRAAIDDFQTVRPDMTYAEAFQVGAGGAHGNAGDILFHCHLFPHYGEGMWGMLRVLDKEQKGLKTLPTNEPPIPKDSDIPGYPDFIPGEFGIGPPFPPYGAAGLEEFRDPTPAERKALTRKGEIIPGAPYTDPCDPEIDVPGYDGPDVAIEGQKREYTIVALRADVVYNDAGHHDPEGRVFVLEEDVEAVKCGDMNPEPLVIRANVGDCVEITLKNEIEEDVIPVPTVGKPDKSGGKSNHIHFVSYDVLGSDSLASGFNYNQQSLPEQELPLRWFPDEEGTIFFHDHITGVENVMNGTFAQLIIEPPESEWLDPHTGEPIWSGTQAIIQNPNGEDFREFALLYQDFAQLVDRDGEFINNDREHNENAGTMAINYRNEPYFIRDEGDPAYVHSSFVHGDPATPTLEAYENDPVRFRLLHAAYEEQHNFTIYGRKFEPEGLDPQDAVSQVIGTSEAFTMDLQPEQEEPGLETLTENPAGLPIRDYLYGSTVVDDLWTGMWGIHRVFGAKVPHLHPLPDRGAPKGKITRKELKELGHPAAFDDRATIGHEAKLRYDEDDDRAFPPDKDERHNRSIPESPPPIAPRPGDPCPEQAPDRVFDVTAFRTTIEYNDHGDQDPLGIVFAMDRHVEDIEAGRRRPTPLTLWANEGDCIQVNLTNRLPAAIDEEDLEEDLLAFLEDLLDDVDLHPEDLRDALATSIERGASPEECDEIVERFSDALSDDLIDRIEAKVRELLERFEGDGLNNDHAHPKMRIERPWNRSERISLHPTRLTYNVLGSDGATIGFNWDQTIPPGETITYRWLADEPIGTSVLWDNADIRSNRHHGAYGRIIIEPEDVAFADSSTAEPLIQGLSQSAMVKDPDGEDFREYALAFADAQYIVNEDPDAPCVVPPGPDAEGETGEGEEPDPCNQIPDDTEDQGYLGVNYRCEPFIRRFDEDPDPWQVYDSEIHGDPATPLPRALLGDPVVFRVHKTADKARGLSFHLAAHQWNRFRNVEASEDIGVDDRFTVGKADRIEPFGGAGGLAESTGDFVYQELKERRRLEAGAWGIFRVRDSLDDFQRLMQPLPDKTADVPLTERPGWEVAHGDLAGDGTRDTLIGVPSSDINGVNAGAAYLFVGPHGPITDLLDADVQFLGATHGEQAGQAVDIVRNGDGGRSVVVMSESGKHTVPVTELRRGTMDLGNL, encoded by the coding sequence ATGAGCGATTCAACAGACACGGACGCATCGAACGACATCCCGGAGCCGGAGATGAGTACGGCGTCGCGGCGAACCTTCCTGAAGGGGAGCGGCGTGGTCGGCTCGGCCGCCCTCCTCGGGGGCGCGGGCATGGGGGGTGCGAACCTCCTCGACGGCGACAATCAGGGGACGGTCCCCGACGAACCGGACGACGGCGGCGAGGTCCGCCACTTCACGGTCCACGCCGTGGAGGTCGACCTCGTCTACAACCGCTACGGACTGCACCAGCCGAACGCGGCGGTGTACGTCCTCGAGGAGAACCTCGCGGAGGCGTGCGCGGCCTCCGGCGAGGTCCCGTGCGGGAACAACGTCGTCCTGGAGGACTCGCCGTTCTGCGACGACCTCCCGGAGATCGAAGGCGGCCACCGCGGTCACCACGACTGGTGTCCGCACCACGGGAAGGGTCACCACGGAAAGGCCCACCACGACCACCAGCACGGCGAGGATCCCGACCACCGTCACGCACACGGTGAGGACCACCACGGTGACGGTCACCACGATGAGCGGGCCCACCACGACCACCAGCACGGGGATCACCGCCACCACGACCACCCCCACGGCGACGATCACCACCGGGAACGCCGGGGGAAGCACCACCACCACGAGAAGGACGATCAGGGGAAGAAACACGGGCACGGGGGGAAGAAACACCGCGGAACGCATCACCACGGGGAGAAGAAGCGAAAGAAGCGAAAGAAGGATGACGTGGAGACGCGCGTCCTCCAGCCGCTCGTGCTCCGCGCGAACCAGGGCGACATCATCGAGATCGAGTTCGTGAACCACCTCGACCGCCACGCCTCGATGCACCAGACCGCCCTCCCCTACGACGTCGAACTCAACGACGGGATGGACGTCGGGTTCAACCCGAACACGACCGTCCCGCCGGGCGAGTCGATCACCTACCGCTGGCACGCGGCGCAGTTCGGCGGTCACTTCTTCCTCGACGGGGCGAACCAGGTGTACGACAGCGCCGAGGAGCCGCCGCAGGTGGCGAACCTGCTCTCGCGCGGCCTGTTCGGGACGGCGGTCGTCTACCCCCAGGGGACGACCTACACGGACCCGTACACGGGCGAGGAGGACCCGGTCAGCGTCCAGGCGGACATCCACGTTCCGGAGGACCTGTCCCAGGAGGCGATCGACAACGGCTTCGTTCCGGGCGTCAGCTACCGCGAGGTCGTCCTGCACTACCACACGCCGGAGGGCATCGTGACCTCTGACGGCGGGCAACTCACCTGGCCCGACAGCGACGAACCGCAGATGGTCCACGCGATCAACTACCGGGCCGATCCGACCGGGAACCGGATCGATCCGGACAACTGCCCGGCCTGTGATTCATCCGAGTTCTACAGCTCGTGGATCCACGGCGACCCCGGCGGCGGCGATCAGGTCTACCCGATGTACGTCGGCGATCCGGTCAGGACCATCTCCGTCGGCGCGTCGGTCGAGGAGAACCACGTCCACCACCTCCACAACCACCGCTGGAAGGAGGTGCCGCCGGACGACGACTCCGACACGATCGACTCGCAGACGATCGGACTCGGTGCCGTGTACGACCAGTCGCTGGTCCCCGCGTTCGGAACGCCCCGGGCGGCCATCGACGACTTCCAGACGGTCCGCCCGGACATGACGTACGCCGAGGCGTTCCAGGTCGGGGCCGGAGGTGCCCACGGCAACGCCGGAGACATCCTGTTCCACTGTCATCTCTTCCCCCACTACGGCGAGGGGATGTGGGGCATGCTGCGCGTGCTGGACAAGGAACAGAAGGGGCTGAAGACGCTCCCGACCAACGAGCCGCCCATCCCGAAGGACTCCGACATCCCCGGGTATCCGGACTTCATCCCCGGCGAGTTCGGCATCGGTCCGCCGTTTCCGCCGTACGGGGCCGCCGGTCTCGAGGAGTTCCGCGACCCCACCCCGGCGGAGCGAAAGGCGCTGACCCGGAAGGGAGAGATCATCCCGGGCGCGCCGTACACCGACCCGTGCGATCCCGAGATCGACGTTCCCGGCTACGACGGCCCGGACGTGGCGATCGAGGGGCAGAAGCGCGAGTACACCATCGTCGCGCTGCGAGCGGACGTCGTCTACAACGACGCCGGACACCACGACCCCGAGGGGCGGGTGTTCGTCCTCGAGGAGGACGTCGAGGCCGTGAAGTGCGGCGACATGAACCCCGAACCCCTGGTGATCCGCGCGAACGTCGGCGACTGCGTCGAGATCACCCTCAAAAACGAGATCGAGGAGGACGTGATCCCCGTGCCGACCGTCGGCAAACCGGACAAGTCCGGCGGGAAGTCGAACCACATCCACTTCGTCTCCTACGACGTGCTCGGATCGGACTCGCTCGCCAGCGGGTTCAACTACAACCAGCAGTCGCTCCCGGAACAGGAACTGCCGCTCCGGTGGTTCCCGGACGAGGAGGGGACGATCTTCTTCCACGACCACATCACGGGCGTCGAGAACGTCATGAACGGAACGTTCGCCCAGCTCATCATCGAGCCGCCGGAGTCGGAGTGGCTCGACCCGCACACGGGCGAGCCCATCTGGAGCGGAACGCAGGCCATCATCCAGAACCCGAACGGCGAGGACTTCCGCGAGTTCGCGCTCCTGTACCAGGACTTCGCGCAGCTCGTCGACCGCGACGGGGAGTTCATCAACAACGACCGGGAGCACAACGAGAACGCCGGGACGATGGCGATCAACTACCGGAACGAGCCGTACTTCATCCGCGACGAGGGCGATCCCGCCTACGTCCACAGCTCGTTCGTTCACGGCGATCCGGCGACGCCCACCCTCGAAGCCTACGAGAACGACCCCGTCAGGTTCCGGTTGTTACACGCCGCCTACGAGGAGCAGCACAACTTCACGATCTACGGTCGCAAGTTCGAGCCGGAGGGGCTCGACCCGCAGGACGCGGTGTCGCAGGTCATCGGGACGTCCGAGGCGTTCACCATGGACCTGCAACCCGAACAGGAGGAACCCGGGCTGGAGACGCTGACCGAGAACCCGGCCGGGCTCCCCATCCGCGATTACCTCTACGGGTCGACGGTCGTCGACGACCTCTGGACGGGGATGTGGGGGATCCACCGCGTCTTCGGCGCGAAGGTCCCGCACCTCCACCCGCTACCGGACCGCGGGGCACCGAAGGGGAAGATCACCCGCAAGGAGCTGAAGGAACTGGGCCACCCGGCCGCGTTCGACGACCGCGCGACGATCGGCCACGAGGCGAAGCTCCGCTACGACGAGGACGACGACCGGGCGTTCCCGCCGGACAAGGACGAGCGCCACAACCGGAGCATCCCCGAGAGCCCGCCGCCGATCGCGCCGCGTCCCGGCGATCCGTGTCCGGAGCAGGCCCCGGATCGGGTGTTCGACGTCACCGCCTTCCGGACCACGATCGAGTACAACGATCACGGCGACCAGGACCCGCTCGGGATCGTGTTCGCGATGGACAGGCACGTCGAGGACATCGAGGCCGGTCGGCGCAGGCCGACGCCGCTTACGCTCTGGGCAAACGAGGGCGACTGCATCCAGGTCAACCTCACCAACCGCCTGCCGGCGGCGATCGACGAGGAGGACCTGGAGGAGGACCTGCTCGCGTTCCTCGAGGACCTGCTCGACGACGTGGACCTGCACCCCGAGGACCTGCGAGACGCGCTCGCTACGTCCATCGAGCGCGGGGCGTCGCCCGAGGAGTGCGACGAGATCGTCGAGCGGTTCAGCGACGCGCTCTCCGACGACCTGATCGACCGGATCGAGGCGAAGGTCAGGGAGTTGCTGGAGCGGTTCGAGGGCGACGGGCTGAACAACGACCACGCCCACCCGAAGATGCGCATCGAGCGCCCCTGGAACCGCTCCGAGCGGATCTCGCTGCACCCCACGCGCCTCACCTACAACGTGCTGGGGTCCGACGGCGCGACGATCGGGTTCAACTGGGACCAGACGATCCCGCCCGGCGAGACCATCACCTACCGGTGGCTCGCCGACGAGCCGATCGGCACGAGCGTCCTCTGGGACAACGCGGACATCCGGAGCAACCGCCACCACGGCGCGTACGGCCGGATCATCATCGAGCCCGAGGACGTGGCGTTCGCGGATTCGAGCACCGCCGAACCCCTCATCCAGGGGCTGAGTCAGTCCGCGATGGTGAAGGACCCGGACGGCGAGGACTTCCGCGAGTACGCGCTCGCGTTCGCCGACGCGCAGTACATCGTCAACGAGGACCCGGACGCGCCGTGCGTCGTCCCGCCCGGACCGGACGCCGAGGGGGAGACGGGCGAGGGCGAGGAGCCGGACCCGTGCAACCAGATCCCGGACGACACCGAGGATCAGGGGTACCTCGGTGTCAACTACCGGTGTGAGCCGTTCATCCGGCGGTTCGACGAGGACCCCGACCCGTGGCAGGTGTACGACTCCGAGATCCACGGCGACCCTGCGACGCCGCTCCCGCGGGCGCTGCTCGGCGACCCGGTCGTCTTCCGCGTCCACAAGACCGCCGACAAGGCGCGCGGGCTCTCGTTCCACCTCGCGGCCCACCAGTGGAACCGCTTCAGGAACGTCGAAGCGTCCGAGGACATCGGCGTGGACGACCGGTTCACGGTCGGCAAGGCCGACCGGATCGAACCGTTCGGCGGGGCCGGCGGGCTGGCCGAGAGCACCGGCGACTTCGTCTACCAGGAGCTGAAGGAGCGCCGTCGGCTCGAAGCCGGCGCGTGGGGTATCTTCCGCGTCCGCGACAGCCTCGACGACTTCCAGCGGCTGATGCAACCACTGCCGGACAAGACTGCCGACGTGCCGCTGACCGAGCGCCCCGGCTGGGAAGTCGCGCACGGCGATCTGGCCGGCGACGGGACGCGGGACACCCTGATCGGCGTACCGTCGAGCGACATCAACGGCGTTAACGCGGGTGCCGCCTACCTGTTCGTCGGCCCGCACGGGCCGATCACGGATCTCCTCGACGCCGACGTGCAGTTCCTCGGGGCGACCCACGGCGAGCAGGCCGGACAGGCCGTGGACATCGTCAGGAACGGCGACGGGGGTCGCTCCGTCGTCGTCATGAGCGAGAGCGGGAAGCACACCGTCCCCGTCACGGAACTCCGGCGCGGGACGATGGACCTGGGGAACCTGTAG